The proteins below come from a single Torulaspora delbrueckii CBS 1146 chromosome 5, complete genome genomic window:
- the TDEL0E03160 gene encoding uncharacterized protein: MSLLGLLVWAYALVFVSGSPVDNGDESLANILNTFQIMDDKDVTVAISHALKEASLTNDTCGACTGRLAIGKSLSLVRPDLVPATFEKWCNDNKYASESTCATNYHRNTVEASTTGSNFADMLQLMDPYGYDGQLYCYYKDSGACPKPKTPNVSLSHLWPAKQDKHKVAPVSNGSDTFNVLHISDFHIELDYTVGAEVNCSTSMCCTPHSINAKSNASDSSASNWNSFYDGSHYMDSNFSFVRGDKLSNPFQGVSIPAPSFGHYHCDAPELLINSSLNNVVDFAKKQKLDFEFAIFTGDLVDHDEIRFTDYKMTVKSEQYIMRDMKSRLGDMPVYPVLGNHDTFPYGELAQEGYGFSNKDSWNADMLADIYEDYGWLDRKQADYARHHYTGFSVNTKQGLKVISLNSNAFYKKNHYCYWNSTNPDSFGQWEFLIDELVESEKNDQRVWIITHIPPISDSLPLPSKIFGEIVERFSPSTIAGIFFGHTHLDQFNLLYAKDVKSIDTIVNMAWIGQAVTPWVENNPAWRYYEVDSETFSIMNSFNYYSKLNETFANEGQEPEWLFEYSARDVYNVTWPSQAPLNASYWHLVAEKIKSDVSYRQLYENLAKRWSPYVPDCSKGKNCQTDYCFLSTFVTDDYDKCVAQLKSN; encoded by the coding sequence ATGTCTCTTTTAGGCCTTTTAGTTTGGGCTTACGCCTTGGTCTTTGTCAGTGGTTCTCCTGTCGATAATGGTGATGAATCGCTGGCGAATATCTTAAACACTTTCCAAATTATGGACGATAAGGATGTTACCGTTGCAATTTCTCATGCTTTAAAAGAAGCTTCTTTGACCAATGATACTTGTGGTGCTTGTACTGGTAGACTAGCTATTGGTAAGTCTTTGTCCCTGGTGAGACCTGATTTGGTTCCTgcaacttttgaaaaatggtgTAACGATAACAAATATGCCTCTGAGAGTACTTGTGCCACCAACTACCATAGAAACACTGTCGAAGCTAGTACTACTGGTAGTAACTTTGCCGATatgttgcaattgatgGATCCTTACGGATATGATGGCCAATTGTACTGTTATTACAAAGATAGTGGTGCTTGTCCCAAGCCAAAGACTCCAAATGTGAGTTTGTCGCACTTGTGGCCCGCAAAGCAGGATAAGCACAAGGTTGCACCTGTTTCTAATGGCAGTGATACTTTCAACGTCTTACATATTTCTGATTTTCATATCGAATTGGATTACACTGTTGGTGCTGAAGTCAACTGTTCCACTTCTATGTGCTGCACTCCTCACTCTATTAACGCGAAGAGCAATGCTTCCGATAGCAGTGCTTCAAATTGGAACTCGTTTTACGACGGATCCCACTACATGGACTCTAACTTCAGTTTTGTCCGTGGTGACAAATTGTCAAACCCATTCCAAGGTGTCTCTATACCAGCTCCTTCTTTTGGACACTACCACTGTGATGCACCAGAGCTTTTGATCAactcttctttgaacaatGTCGTCGATTTTGCTAAGAAACAAAAGCTAGACTTCGAATTTGCAATCTTCACTGGTGATCTAGTCGATCACGATGAAATCCGTTTCACTGACTACAAGATGACTGTCAAATCTGAACAGTACATTATGAGAGATATGAAGAGCCGTCTGGGTGACATGCCAGTTTACCCAGTCTTAGGTAACCACGATACTTTCCCATACGGTGAGTTGGCTCAAGAAGGTTATGGTTTTTCTAACAAGGATTCCTGGAATGCTGACATGCTTGCAGATATTTACGAAGATTACGGATGGCTAGACCGCAAGCAAGCTGATTACGCTAGGCACCATTACACCGGTTTCTCCGTCAATACTAAACAAGGCTTGAAGGTTATCTCTTTGAACTCCAATGCTTtctacaagaagaatcactACTGTTATTGGAACTCCACTAATCCAGACTCCTTTGGCCAATGGGAATTCTTGATTGACGAGTTGGttgaaagtgaaaagaaCGACCAAAGAGTCTGGATCATTACTCATATTCCACCAATCAGTGACTCGTTACCATTGCCATCCAAGATCTTTGGTGAAATTGTCGAAAGATTTAGTCCTTCCACTATCGCAGGTATATTCTTCGGTCACACTCATTTGGATCAATTCAACTTGTTGTATGCAAAGGATGTTAAATCCATCGACACTATTGTTAACATGGCCTGGATTGGACAAGCCGTTACCCCATGGGTCGAAAACAACCCAGCTTGGAGATACTATGAAGTTGATTCTGAGACTTTCTCCATcatgaattctttcaactaTTACTCTAAATTGAACGAAACTTTTGCCAACGAAGGTCAAGAACCAGAATGGTTGTTTGAGTACTCTGCAAGAGACGTCTACAACGTAACCTGGCCATCTCAAGCTCCATTGAATGCTTCTTACTGGCATTTGGTCGCTgagaagatcaaatctGATGTCAGTTACAGACAATTATACGAAAACTTGGCCAAGAGATGGTCTCCATACGTTCCAGACTGTTCGAAGGGTAAGAACTGTCAAACCGACTACTGTTTCCTATCTACATTTGTTACAGATGATTACGACAAGTGTGTAGCCCAGTTGAAGAGTAACTGA
- the DPL1 gene encoding sphinganine-1-phosphate aldolase DPL1 (similar to Saccharomyces cerevisiae DPL1 (YDR294C); ancestral locus Anc_5.310), which produces MKVEVNTFYIGDELKLKEILLTGYAYCRNYLQTSSWISILKDYLLLVFTYRLLNFATFQLKVFGLRGSLGNLYRSITSSFFKWLLRSSLMKSSVDVEVNKATRSIERDLIKNDASLKDFEELPAVGLSEKTLLEELDLMDSILPHTEWKRGRVSGAVYHGGDELVHLQSLAFEKFCVANQLHPDVFPAVRKMEAEVVSMTLNLFNAPKDTGCGTTSSGGTESLLLACLSAKMYAYHHRGVTEPEMIIPVTAHAGFDKAGYYFGIKIHHARLDPVTFKVDLKQVKKFINKNTVLLVGSAPNFPHGIVDDIQGLSDLALRYKIPLHVDCCLGSFIVAFMSKAGFKDLAPFDFRVPGVTSISCDTHKYGFAPKGSSVIMYRNNDLRMHQYYVSTDWTGGLYGSPTLAGSRPGALVVGCWATMISMGQKCYIDSCKEIVNASRKLKATIQRDIPDLRVLGDPICSVVSFTSDRYDVYELGDKLAKRGWHLSSLQKPPALHLAITKPSASSIDELIETLKELVSEARKDPDSKPSSDGTSALYGVAGSVKTTGVADRLIVGFLDTLFKLKPADS; this is translated from the coding sequence ATGAAGGTCGAAGTTAACACCTTTTATATAGGGGATGAGCTAAAGCTAAAGGAAATACTTCTTACCGGATATGCATACTGCAGAAACTATCTCCAGACAAGTTCATGGATTAGCATTCTGAAGGACTATTTGCTGCTAGTTTTTACCTACAGGCTCTTGAACTTTGCTACCTTCCAGTTGAAAGTCTTTGGGCTCCGCGGTTCATTAGGCAATCTATATCGTTCCATCACATCAAGTTTCTTTAAATGGCTACTGAGAAGCTCGCTGATGAAGAGCTCTGTCGATGTTGAGGTTAATAAAGCCACCAGGAGTATTGAGAGAGATTTGATTAAGAATGATGCATCTTTAAAAGATTTCGAAGAGTTACCAGCTGTAGGATTATCGGAAAAAACGCTCCTCGAGGAATTGGATTTGATGGATTCTATACTTCCCCATACAGAGTGGAAGCGCGGAAGGGTGTCGGGAGCTGTTTACCATGGCGGTGATGAGCTCGTTCATTTACAGAGTCTagcatttgaaaaattctgtgTTGCTAACCAGCTGCACCCAGATGTGTTTCCTGCAGTACGTAAAATGGAAGCTGAGGTGGTTTCAATGACTTTGAACTTGTTCAATGCTCCGAAGGATACCGGTTGTGGTACCACCAGCTCTGGTGGTACCGAATCTCTCTTGTTAGCATGTTTGAGTGCCAAGATGTACGCATATCATCACCGTGGCGTAACAGAGCCTGAAATGATTATTCCTGTCACTGCTCATGCAGGTTTCGATAAAGCTGGTTATTATTTTGGCATTAAAATACATCATGCCAGACTGGATCCCGTAACGTTCAAAGTGGACCTTAAGCAGgttaaaaaattcatcaataaaAACACCGTGCTTCTGGTAGGTTCAGCTCCAAATTTTCCCCATGGTATAGTAGATGACATCCAAGGTTTGAGTGACCTGGCTTTACGTTACAAAATCCCACTTCATGTCGATTGTTGTTTGGGATCTTTTATTGTTGCGTTTATGAGCAAGGCtggcttcaaagatttggcTCCGTTTGACTTTAGAGTTCCAGGAGTAACTTCAATCTCCTGTGATACTCACAAGTATGGCTTCGCCCCAAAGGGCTCTTCCGTGATCATGTACCGTAATAACGATCTCCGAATGCACCAATACTACGTCAGTACCGATTGGACTGGTGGACTTTACGGTTCACCTACGTTGGCGGGATCAAGACCGGGAGCGTTAGTTGTGGGGTGCTGGGCAACTATGATCAGCATGGGACAGAAATGTTACATCGACTCCTGTAAGGAGATTGTCAACGCATCGAGAAAATTAAAAGCCACAATTCAACGGGATATTCCAGATCTAAGAGTTCTGGGTGATCCCATATGTTCTGTAGTGTCTTTCACTTCTGACAGGTATGACGTTTACGAACTGGGGGACAAATTGGCAAAAAGAGGTTGGCATCTAAGTTCGTTGCAAAAACCGCCCGCTCTACACCTGGCTATTACCAAACCAAGTGCAAGCTCCATAGATGAACTAATTGAAACCTTGAAAGAACTTGTATCAGAAGCGAGGAAAGATCCGGATTCTAAACCCTCCTCTGACGGCACTAGTGCCTTGTATGGTGTCGCTGGAAGCGTCAAGACTACCGGGGTCGCTGATAGACTGATTGTGGGATTTTTGGATACACTATTCAAGCTGAAGCCAGCAGATTCGTAA
- the BRL1 gene encoding Brl1p (similar to Saccharomyces cerevisiae BRL1 (YHR036W); ancestral locus Anc_5.309) yields the protein MEQFGSLSLEDEIDQKARDEDLMSISRLTISDNTFNVSPQLMSRYMPHFPALPSPLRNSFSFVEGDQMEIDECEDGLSIRNENNDTNPSTDDRQEPRVTFVMPDVRHGREKKSSAVREEVEEVEEDDRIDPKEHNEQREDGTSSTAVIKALLSPTSLGVAAATKIDGIPLEPPREIGHLNDSVEYTSGHQSQQIDIDTIKHDLRARSKNQPIHVSINNHHHYYPSYAEPQMSQPPLHEDNRYRLPVPWSAESHPTSRGSYAFMSYLQLFLNAITVTAIVTVIISFFKTLKADIKSTWEHRRLELAYESSRCQIQYLANKCNQGGRPALQAQCQSWEQCMNRDNDIFFRARSTLSAQLFGEVINSFIEPIGWKALLVIWMGIAVWLFCSNFLLGFARAKSYYGEPSQRIMTSSSLMHRQEPEFLGQSREHIKEDSQNTLIDLPRAHR from the coding sequence ATGGAGCAATTTGGCAGTCTGAGccttgaagatgaaatcgaTCAAAAAGCTCGAGATGAAGACTTGATGAGCATTTCAAGGCTAACTATCTCTGATAATACATTTAATGTCTCTCCACAGCTAATGAGCAGGTACATGCCCCATTTTCCAGCACTTCCTTCGCCATTGAGGAACTCTTTTAGTTTTGTGGAGGGCGATCAGATGGAGATTGATGAATGTGAAGATGGATTGAGTATACGAAACGAAAATAATGATACCAACCCAAGTACTGATGACAGGCAAGAACCAAGAGTGACTTTTGTTATGCCCGATGTGAGACATGGACGTGAGAAGAAAAGCAGTGCAGTGAGAGAggaggttgaagaagtagagGAGGACGACAGAATAGATCCCAAAGAGCACAATGAACAAAGAGAGGATGGAACCAGCAGCACAGCCGTTATAAAAGCTTTATTGTCACCGACGTCCCTAGGAGTAGCGGCAGCTACAAAGATCGATGGCATACCGTTAGAGCCACCAAGAGAGATCGGTCACCTCAACGACTCTGTCGAGTACACCAGTGGTCATCAATCACAACAGATAGATATAGACACTATAAAACATGATCTTAGGGCTCGCTCAAAAAATCAACCAATCCACGTCTCGATCAACAACCATCATCACTATTACCCTTCATACGCCGAGCCTCAGATGTCACAACCACCACTACACGAAGACAACAGGTACCGATTACCTGTGCCTTGGTCAGCGGAATCCCATCCGACCTCTAGAGGCTCCTACGCGTTCATGTCGTACTTACAACTTTTCCTCAATGCAATCACTGTCACAGCCATAGTAACAGTGATCatttcattcttcaaaacacTCAAGGCAGACATCAAATCAACGTGGGAACACAGGCGACTAGAGTTAGCTTACGAATCCTCAAGATGCCAGATCCAGTATCTGGCCAACAAGTGTAACCAGGGAGGCCGCCCAGCACTACAAGCACAATGCCAATCTTGGGAGCAATGTATGAATAGAGACAACGACATCTTCTTCCGTGCTCGTTCGACACTGAGTGCTCAACTCTTCGGCGAAGTCATCAACTCGTTCATAGAACCCATCGGATGGAAAGCTCTCCTAGTAATATGGATGGGCATAGCAGTATGGTTATTCTGCTCAAACTTTTTATTGGGCTTTGCACGAGCCAAGAGTTATTACGGCGAACCTTCTCAAAGGATCATGACATCATCGTCACTAATGCATCGACAAGAACCCGAATTTCTCGGACAAAGCAGGGAAcatatcaaagaagattcgCAGAATACATTGATAGACCTCCCCAGGGCCCATCGGTGA